The genomic segment GAAGAATGTACACGCACGAGGATAGGCTCGTCTTCTTTCCATTCACCCTTGATCAGTGCGAAGTGCTCCTGTCCGTTACTCTTCTGGCGGAAGGGGATGATGCGGAAGTGACCATATTCCGTGGGCATGTCCACCTCTTCGCCCACTTCGATGAGCGATTCCTTCTTCAGGCGATAGGCAATCAAGTCCTTGATGGTGATGATCCTCAGCTGATGCTCCTTGGCAAAGGCCGTCAGCTCAGGCATGCGAGCCATGCTGCCGTCGTCGTTCATGATCTCCATCAGCGCGCCGGCAGGGTAGAGTCCAGCCAACTTACACAGGTCGATGGCTGCCTCCGTGTGGCCACTGCGACGCAGCACGCCATTATCCTGTGCATACAGCGGGTTGATATGGCCAGGGCGTCCGAAGGTCTCAGGCGTAGACGTTGGGTCGGCCAGAGCCTGGATGGTGGCAGCGCGGTCGTGAGCCGACACACCAGTTGTGCATCCCTCCAACTTGTCCACCGTCACTGTGAACGGTGTGCCCAGCACGCTGGTGTTCTCGCTCACCTGTCGTGGCAGGTCCAGCTCCTCGCTGCGACTAATGGTGATGGGTGCGCAGAGCACGCCACGCGCATATTTCAGCATGAAGTTCACCATGTCCGGCGTAATCTTTTCGGCGGCACAAATTAAGTCACCCTCGTTCTCGCGGTCCTCATCGTCCACCACAATCACAAACTTACCCTCGCGGAAGTCCTCAATGGCCTCCTCTATGTTGTTCAGTCTAAGTGTATCCATTTCTTTCTTTTACTTACTAGTTGGTTCTACGTACATTTTTGCCTCAGTCTTAATGTCGCCCAGTTCCACCACCTTAGGAATCAGTTCCTGGTTCACACGGATGACATTCTGCAGGTCTTTATATAGTCTGACACGGAAACGTATCATGCGGAAATAGAAGAACAGGCCTGTGGGCAGGAACAGTCCTATGATGATGTTCAGCCACTTGCGCTCAAACGGACGCGTGTGAGCATGCGTGGCAATGATAGGAATCTGGTTCAGCATCATCAGTACCTGGTTGTTGCGTGTGTACGACAAGTCCTCGACCGCCACCTCCAACACGTGGAAGATATGCTCAATGTCATGGTCGTCGCCAGGGCGGAAGAACACGTTGATGGGGTTGGGCCATCGCAGCAGCTTGTGTTGCTCCGAGTACTTGTTGATGTCCACGTTGATGTTCGTCAGCATGTCAGCGTCAAGCAAGTACTTAGGCTCCTCGATGATCACCTCCTTCTTGGTGATGTTACGATGCACTCTCAGTCCCAGCATGCGCATGACGAGCTGTTTGTAGGCGTCGATGTTAAACATCGTTGAGTCGCGGTTGGCCTTATACGTAAAGAAGACAGCCAGTGGCGCCAGCACCATGGTCGATATGCTTGTACCGAACCACACCGTCCAGTTGTCGTCGCGTGCCATGCGAATGCCCGAGTTCTCGAAGATGTAATAGACGATGAACACCAGAACCGAGATGATGACAGGCACACCCAGTCCGCCCTTTCGGATGATGGCACCCAGCGGCGCGCCAATAAAGAAGAAGATGATGCACGACAGCGCCAGCGTGAACTTGCCGATGGCCTCGATCATGTGCGTGCGTTCATTGCGGTTGATGTGGTTGGCATAGTCGCTCTTGAAACTCAGGTCGTTCACGGCGTTCTGAGCCTGTCGGGCCGCCATTCTTGTTGCCTCGCGCTGTTGGTCCTTGCTCATCCTGGCATAGATGCTGTCCATGCAGGGCATCTCCTCGGCTTTCATGCTCTGCAGTTTTGTCGAGTCGCTGGCCGATAGCTCGGCTGCAAACAGCGTATAGCCGCGTGCCTCCTGGTAGAACTGCCTGCCAATCGAGTCGTTCGACAGTCGGATGGAGTCCAGGTCAGTCATAATCTTTTTCAGATTCTTTGCCTTTGCGTCGCCAGAGATAGCCGCCACATCCGCCAGGTTAAAGTCACCGTCGAAATCCAATAGGATGGTCTTGTGCGAGAAAGTCTCACGTCTGTAGGGCACCTCGGCCGTGCCGCCCATGTCCTGCGAGCGCATGTTCTCAAACCATTCGCCGCTCCACAGCGTCAACAGCAAGTGTTTCTTCTCGGCCGTCGACTGCAGCATGCCCGAGTCGGCCAGAATAATCGTCTGGTCCTCATACGAGTTCGACTGCCTGTAAATCATGATGCCGTAGAGGCGTCCCGTCTCCAGGTCCTTCTTCTCTACATAGAGGTTCGAGCCAGGTATGCCGCCATAGAAGATGCCCTCAGGAATCTCCAGCTCCGGACTCTTCTGCTTCATCGAGAGTAGCAGTTGCGAGAACTGTACGTTGGCATGAGGCACCACCACGTTCTGGAAGAAGAACGAGATGCATGCAATGAGGATGGTGATGACGATGAGCGAGCGCATCGATTGCATCAGCGAGATGCCAGCCGCCTTGATGGCCGTCAGCTCCGAGCTCTCGCCCAGGTTACCATATGCAATCAGCGATGACAGCAGGATGGCCAGGGGAAATGCCTGTGGCATCAGTCCCAAGCCCATATACCAGAAGAACTGCGCCAGGATTTCCAGCGACAGTCCTTTTCCAATCAGTTCGTCAACATAACGCCACAGGAACTGCATCATCAGTACGAAGAGGCAGATGAAGAAGGTTCCCACGAATAGCAGCCCGAACTGCTTGGTGATAAAGATGTCTAACTTTTTTATTCTAAACATACTAACAGGCTGCAAAGGTAGTGATAAAAAATGAGAATTGAAAATTGAGAAATGAAAAAACGCAGCTCTTCACATTAATTAAATAACAATTCTCAATTTTCAATTCCCTCAACCAGTCGTTTTCTTCAGAATCCGCTCGACTGGTGCAGGCGGTCCAGATTGTCGTCCCAGAGCTCGTGCAGGTCTTCAATATCCTCGGCTGGCGCGTAGTCCACCACGCATAAGCACAGTTCCTCAGTCAGCTCGCTTTGTCCTATTCGCATCTCCCAATAAGCATCAGGGTCGTCCTCGTCCACCCATTGCAGTTTGATGTGACTGTTCTTCTGCCGTTCCATGATGTTGGCGCTCAGTGTGTGGTGCTCTCCGTACAAGTCGCCCCAGGTCAGTCGCATAACGCCGTTGTCCTCTTCTACGTGGTCGGCCAGCCATCGTTCCAGTCCGTGGTCTGTGCTCAATAGCTGCCAAAGCAGGTCGGGCTTTCTTGCTGATAGGGGATATTCTAAGTTTAAACGTTGTTTCTGCATCATGTTTTAGTTAGCTTTTTTGTTTGCTACGAATTAGGTTTTACGGTGGCAAAGGTACGAAAAAGGCAGCAAAACCCCAATAATATAGTCGAAAAAATACGTCTGAATTCATAAAAAACGTTAAGTTCGGCAAATTTCTGGTCTCTCATGACGTGTTTTTCGTTTTTTAGCAGTACCTTTGCACCCGCTTACGAGCAGATGGCGGGATAGCTCAGCTGGTTAGAGCGCATGATTCATAATCATGAGGTCGCCGGTTCAATCCCGGCTCCCGCTACTAGACAACAAAATGTAAGATTGTGCCGAGGGATGCTTCGGCACTTTTTTTTTAAAGGTATTAGGATTATGCAAGACATTAGAAACATTGCAATTATTGCACACGTAGACCACGGCAAGACTACGCTCGTGGACAAGATGATGCTGGCTGGTAATCTCTTCCGTGAGGGACAGAATCTCAGTAATCAGGTGCTCGACGCCAACGACCTTGAGCGCGAACGCGGCATCACCATCCTTTCCAAGAACGTTTCTATCAACTGGAAAGGCACCAAGATCAATATCATTGACACTCCAGGCCACTCAGACTTTGGCGGCGAGGTAGAGCGTGTGCTCAACATGGCCGATGGCTGTCTGTTGCTGGTCGATGCCTTCGAAGGTCCTATGCCTCAGACCCGTTTTGTGCTGCAGAAGGCTCTGCAGATTGGTTTGAAACCCATCGTGGTGGTCAACAAGGTCGACAAACCTAACTGTCGTCCTGAAGAGGTCTACGAGATGGTCTTCGACCTCATGTTTTCGCTCAACGCCACAGAAGATCAGTTGGATTTCCCTGTTGTCTATGGCTCTGCCAAGAACGGCTGGATGAGTGAGGACTACAACAAGCCCACCACCGATATCACCTATTTATTAGATAAGATCGTCGAGGTTATCCCTGCTCCCCAGAAGATCGAGGGTACCCCTCAGATGCTCATCACCTCGCTCGACTATTCGAGCTACACTGGCCGTATTGCTGTGGGTCGCGTTCATCGTGGCACCCTGAAGGACGGTATGCAGGTCACCATTGCCCATCGCGACGGCTCTATGGAGAAGACCAAGATCAAGGAGCTCCACGTCTTTGATGGCATGGGTCACCAGCGTATCGACGAGGTGGAGTGTGGCGATATCTGTGCTGTCATCGGCCTCGACAAGTTCGAGATTGGCGACACTATCTGCGACATCGAGAACCCAGAGCCCCTGCCTCCCATCGCTATTGACGAGCCCACCATGTCGATGCTCTTCATGATCAACGACTCGCCCT from the Prevotella sp. E15-22 genome contains:
- a CDS encoding bifunctional 3,4-dihydroxy-2-butanone-4-phosphate synthase/GTP cyclohydrolase II encodes the protein MDTLRLNNIEEAIEDFREGKFVIVVDDEDRENEGDLICAAEKITPDMVNFMLKYARGVLCAPITISRSEELDLPRQVSENTSVLGTPFTVTVDKLEGCTTGVSAHDRAATIQALADPTSTPETFGRPGHINPLYAQDNGVLRRSGHTEAAIDLCKLAGLYPAGALMEIMNDDGSMARMPELTAFAKEHQLRIITIKDLIAYRLKKESLIEVGEEVDMPTEYGHFRIIPFRQKSNGQEHFALIKGEWKEDEPILVRVHSSCMTGDILGSRRCDCGEQLHKAMQKIEEEGKGVIVYMQQEGRGIGLMNKLAAYKLQEEGYDTVDANLCLGFKADERDYGCGAQMLRQLGVHKMRLMTNNPVKRVGLEAYGLEIVENIPIEVTPNQYNLRYLRTKQERMGHTLHL
- a CDS encoding START-like domain-containing protein, giving the protein MMQKQRLNLEYPLSARKPDLLWQLLSTDHGLERWLADHVEEDNGVMRLTWGDLYGEHHTLSANIMERQKNSHIKLQWVDEDDPDAYWEMRIGQSELTEELCLCVVDYAPAEDIEDLHELWDDNLDRLHQSSGF
- the typA gene encoding translational GTPase TypA, with amino-acid sequence MQDIRNIAIIAHVDHGKTTLVDKMMLAGNLFREGQNLSNQVLDANDLERERGITILSKNVSINWKGTKINIIDTPGHSDFGGEVERVLNMADGCLLLVDAFEGPMPQTRFVLQKALQIGLKPIVVVNKVDKPNCRPEEVYEMVFDLMFSLNATEDQLDFPVVYGSAKNGWMSEDYNKPTTDITYLLDKIVEVIPAPQKIEGTPQMLITSLDYSSYTGRIAVGRVHRGTLKDGMQVTIAHRDGSMEKTKIKELHVFDGMGHQRIDEVECGDICAVIGLDKFEIGDTICDIENPEPLPPIAIDEPTMSMLFMINDSPFFGKEGKFVTSRHINDRLEKELEKNLALRVEPFEDSTDKWIVSGRGVLHLSVLIETMRREGYELQVGQPQVIYKEINGVKHEPVEELTINVPEEFASKMIDMVTRRKGEMTSMESQGERTNIEFDIPSRGIIGLRTNVLTASQGEAIMAHRFKEYQPYKGEIERRVNGSMIALETGNAFAYAIDKLQDRGKFFIDPGEDVYMGQVVGEHVHDNDLVVNVCKAKQLTNVRASGTDEKARIIPKVIMSLEECLEYIKEDELVEVTPKSMRMRKAILDHDQRKKASRQ
- a CDS encoding LptF/LptG family permease; the encoded protein is MFRIKKLDIFITKQFGLLFVGTFFICLFVLMMQFLWRYVDELIGKGLSLEILAQFFWYMGLGLMPQAFPLAILLSSLIAYGNLGESSELTAIKAAGISLMQSMRSLIVITILIACISFFFQNVVVPHANVQFSQLLLSMKQKSPELEIPEGIFYGGIPGSNLYVEKKDLETGRLYGIMIYRQSNSYEDQTIILADSGMLQSTAEKKHLLLTLWSGEWFENMRSQDMGGTAEVPYRRETFSHKTILLDFDGDFNLADVAAISGDAKAKNLKKIMTDLDSIRLSNDSIGRQFYQEARGYTLFAAELSASDSTKLQSMKAEEMPCMDSIYARMSKDQQREATRMAARQAQNAVNDLSFKSDYANHINRNERTHMIEAIGKFTLALSCIIFFFIGAPLGAIIRKGGLGVPVIISVLVFIVYYIFENSGIRMARDDNWTVWFGTSISTMVLAPLAVFFTYKANRDSTMFNIDAYKQLVMRMLGLRVHRNITKKEVIIEEPKYLLDADMLTNINVDINKYSEQHKLLRWPNPINVFFRPGDDHDIEHIFHVLEVAVEDLSYTRNNQVLMMLNQIPIIATHAHTRPFERKWLNIIIGLFLPTGLFFYFRMIRFRVRLYKDLQNVIRVNQELIPKVVELGDIKTEAKMYVEPTSK